ATCCGGGGACGATTCCGCTGCATTGGCATGAATTTTACGAGCTGAGTTATGTGGTTTCCGGAAAAGGCGAGCATAGGCTCAACGGTTCCTCGTATCCGTTGTCTTCCGGAACCATCTTCTTGCTGACGCCAGCCGATTTTCATGAGCTGGTTTCCTTGGAAGAGGAACCACTTGAAATTTATAATGTCATTTTCACCGAGGCTATGATGGATGATAACGTCTACCATTGGTTATTCGGCGGGAAACTTCTGCTGCAAGCACAGCTTGAGGAGAAGCGGCTCCCGGGGGTATTCGCCGACTATGAACGGATGAGGGAGGAGAACGGAGCCTGGCGGGAAGGCAGCGAGATCGTGATCCGGGCTACGCTTCAGCGGCTGTTGGTGGATCTGTATCGTGGCAGCGCCGCAAATCGCATCCAGCCCACGAACGGGACGCGAGATCGGCAGCTCAACTTAAACCTGCAAAAGGCTCTGATCTACATTCATCACCATTTCCGTGAGGATTTGAGATTGGAGGATGCAGCTGGCCAGGCCCAATACTCGGCTACTTATTTCAGCGAGTGTTTCTCGAAATCCGTGGGGCAATCTTTTCAACGTTATCTGCAAAATGTCAGAATGCAATTCGCTGAATCGCTGCTTCAGGCATCCGCGCTGCCTGTTACCGAAATTTGTTACGTCTCCGGCTTTAATACATTGGGGCATTTTGAAAGGGTGTTTCGTCAGCGAAAAGGAATGTCCCCCCGACAGTACCGCAACAAGGCAGAGAAAACCGAAGATATGCAGCATTTATCCTAACGAATGCGCAGTATGGCTCTGACCGTCCGGGATATAATGACCACAGTTAACGAAATCCCTACTTGACTGGAGGTTACGATGATGACAACGCAAGCCCTTTCGAAGCAAGAAGTTGAGTTTTATAAGGAAAATGGGTACTACTTGTACAAGAAACCGCTCTTTAGTGCCGAAAAAATGCAGGTTCTGACATCGATCTTTGAAGAGCAGCTGGAGGAGAAGGGCAGCAAATTATCCGACGAGCTGGATACGCCGCATTTCCGTGAAGAAAGGCTGCTCGACTTTCTATTATCCGATGAGGTACTGGATCTGGTTGAACCGATCATCGGCCCGAACATCGGGTTGTGGTCCAGCCACTTTATCTGTAAAGATCCGCATGTCGGACGTGCTACGCCATGGCATGAGGATTCGGCTTACTGGAACGGCAGATTAAGCAGCTTCGACAAAATTATCACCGTATGGTTGGCGATCGACCGCAGTTGGAAGGAAAACGGATGCATGCGGGTCATTCCAGGTACGCACCGCAACGGTTTCTCGGATTATGAGGAAGTGGACCGGGCGAGCAATTTGTTTGACACCCAAATTAAGAGCGGTTCCGTCGATGAGTCTCAAGCGGTTTACTTCGAGTTGGAAGCGGGAGAATGCTCGCTTCACGATTCGCGCATCATTCATGGCGCAGCCCCAAATACTAGCCCGTACCGTCGCTGCGGCTACACCATGCGGTATTTCTCGACGGAAGCGCTTGTCTATCCGGATAAGAACCCCGGCTTTAAGGTGTGGCTGGCCCGCGGAAAGAACATAGCCGGAACGAAATTCGTCAACGAATAACCTGAAGGGGAAAAGGAGAATTCGCGAATTGAATATTCAGCTGTATAAAGCCCTATGGGGCATGGAAGGAAGCTACAGGGACCAATTGACGCGGGCTGCACAAGCCGGTTACGCGGGGATTGAAGCCCCGCTGCCTCCTCGGGATCTGGAACGCGAATTCAAAGACCTGCTTGCCGAACTGCAGCTTCACTATATTGCACAGGTGATCACTGCCGTTCCCCATCAAGAAACCTTCGCTGAGCAGGTTCGCCGGGCAACCGATTTCGATCCGAAGCTGATTGTATCCCATAGTGCCCGCGACGGCATGAAGATAGAGGACCAGTTGCGTTTTTTCGAAGCTGCGTTGAAGATCGAGCAAGGGGTCGGCATTACCATCGGACACGAAACCCACCGATCGCGGGCGATGTTCACGCCATGGACGACGCGCACCCTGCTTGAGGAGTTCCCCGAGCTGAGCATTACAGCTGACTTCAGCCATTGGTGCTGTGTGACGGAGACCATGTTGGAGGACTATGCGGAAGACATGGAGGTCGCTATTCGCCGCGCCGTTCATATTCACGCCCGCGTAGGTTACGCTCAGGGCCCGCAGGTTCCCCATCCCGGAGCGCCTGAATATAGGCGGGAACTGGCCGCATTTGAAACGTGGTGGAATCGAATTGTCCAATACCGGAAAGAGCAAGGGTTCAGCTATACCAGTATGACGCCTGAATTCGGGCCTGCCAATTCCGGTTACATGCATACGCTGCCCTTCACAGGAGCTCCTGTTACTGATCTATGGGAAGTAAACGAGTGGATGGCCAAGAGGATTTCGGAACGGATGACACCATAAAAAAGGAAACCAAAACAAGCCGGACCATGAAGGTTCCGGCTTGTTATTCGTGCTTTGGAAAGGCAACCTTGTCCAATCCTTCACGTACGGCCGACAGCCATCCAACTTATTAGAATAAAACAATACCGGCAGCGCCGGCCATGAGAAGTATCAACAACGGGTGAAGTTTATACTTCAGCAAGAGAAATAAACAGGCTCCGCAAATCAGCAGCGTAGGAATGAGGCCCTGAATGAGCCCTTCACCCTCATCGGGATACCCAAAATGAATAGCTGCATATATAATGAGTCCTGTCGTTACGGGACGCAGGCCATATAAAGAAGATTGTACATATGGATTGCCCCGCATGCGATAGAAGAGGGCGGACAGCAGCACGATGACGACCAGCGACGGCAGGATGATTCCAGCGGTTGAGACGGCGGCTCCGATATAGCCGGCGGACTGATAGCCAATCAGCGTAGCGGCATTGGTGGCGATCGAACCGGGCGCCATGCCGGCCAGCGCCACGGTCTGCTGGAATTCCGCAGCAGTCAGCAGTCCTTTTTCCGATACCTCCTTCTGAATGACCGGGATTACCGCATAACCGCCGCCAAAGGACACGAGGCCTACACTTATGAACATCATGAACAAGTCCCAATACATGTTTCAATCGCCCCGATTCGTTTCGCTCAAATGTAATATTCCAGTTCCGGGCAGCTGTTGATCCCTGCCTTCTTCTCTGTATTCGCTTGAAGGCCCAGCCGTTTTTTTATCTGAATGACAACCATTCCGCATAGTAAGCTTAGCGCAATAAGATAGAGGGGGTGCACCCCTGTAAACAGCATCACGGATACGGTGGCTAGGGCGGATATCGTTGTCGTTGCATCAAAGACGGCATGTTTGGCCATCCGGTAAGCCGCGACAGCGATCAATGCAATAACGGCGCCATGCATCCCCTTTAAGGCAGCTTCAACCTTGGGTTGATCCCGAAAATACACGGCACCTACGCTGATCAGGATCACAATCAAAAACGTGGGGCATGTCACGCCAAGCACGGCCGAAACAGCCCCGGCAATGCCGGCTTGCCGGTGGCCGATCATCGCGGCCGCATTTACGCCGACTCCTCCAGGAGCGGAACCGGCAAGCGAGATAAGTTCACCGATTTCCTCCTCGTTTACCCACTTTTTCTTGCTCACCACTTCGTGCTCAATTATGGGCAGCATGGCATATCCGCCTCCGAAGGTGGAAGGCCCGATGCGAAAGAAGGTCCAAAATAGCCGGGCCAGCAGCGTTAACCGTTCTTTCAGCCTGCTAAAGTATGCGTTTTTCCTTTCCATTAGGCGTGATGAATTCTCGGCATCGGCATCGGCTCCTTACCAAGCTCGGCCCAGATGTATTTGAGCAGAAGCTCTGCCTTCAGCTGCTCGTACCCCGGTTCGTCCCATAAATTGCGCAGTTCGCCGGGATCTGCATCTAGGTCAAAGAGCTCGCCGTAGGTTTGATTGTAATAAACGGTGATTTTATAGCGCTGCTCGATGTACGTTTTTTGATGAATTGTCGAAGGCTCGTGCCGGAATTCGCAGATAGCGTGCTGCCGCGCGGCGTCCGCGTTACCGAGCCACACTTCCTTTTGGTCGATGCCCGTCATCGCTGGCGGGATCGGTATATTGCAGAAGGAGAGGAAGGTAGGGGCCAGGTCGACCAGGGATTGCATTGCAGTTGTCCTTTTTCCGGCAGGCACCCACCCTGGATATCGTGCAATGAATGGAAGCTTGATTAAATCCTCGTAATGGAACCCGCCCTTGGCTTGAAGGCCGTGCTGGCCGAAGAAATGTCCATGATCAGTGGTGAAGACAACGATTGTATCCTCGGTCAGTCCCAGTTCATCCAGTTTATCGAGAATGCTGCCGATATATTTATCCATCATGCTGATCATGCCGTAATACACAGCGACCAGCTTCTTCTTGTCGTACTCCGTTAACCTGGATTTCGAACCGTATTCGTAATAGTGATGGGAACGGTAGCCGTGAATGCCGAACCCGGTTTCAGCGAGATGTGAAAAATCCGGATCTTCTTCCTGCGTCAAGCGGAAGTGCGGCGGATTGCGGTCATGCTCACCTGGCTTCAGGGATGGGATCGTGAGTTTATCCGGATCGTACATCGAAGCCCATGGTTCCGGTACCAGGTATTCCGGGTGCGGGTCGAAGAAACTCGCCCACATAAAGAAGGGGTCATCCGCTTTCTTATATTCTTCCAAAAGAGAGTTGGTTCGATCAGCGATCCAGGTGTTGTAGTGGTATTTTTCCGGGATGGGCCAGGTGTATGTTTTGGAAGGATCCATGGTTCCCGTAGGCGGCAGGAAGTAATCCCGCCAATTGGCACATCCTTGCTCCTCGAGCCATAGGGCATAATGTTGTCCGACATGGGCCTCATTCGTATGGTTGCGGGCCAGCTCGACGTGATCGAATCCGTAAAAAGGCCCGTTAAAATTCCGCCAATACTCCAAATCCTGAAGAATCGGGTAGGCCTCCACGGATGGGTAATCTTCCGTTGATTTCAACGGCTGAAAATGCGCTTTTCCCACCAGTGCGGTCCGGTAGCCTGCGTCTTGGAAGCTTTCCCCCACAGTATGGCGGTCTTCCAGCAGCTTCGTCCCCAGGGTCCATGCTCCATGCTGGCTCGGGTACTGCCCCGTAATGATGGAGGCTCGACTCGGCGTGCAGGTGGGATTGGGGCAATACGCCCGATCGAACGTTGTCCCTTGACGCGCAAGGCGATCCAGGTTGGGCGTAGAGATTTCAGGCTGAAAGGCTCCGATTGTATTCCAATGCTGCTGATCGCTTGTGATTAGCAAAATGTTAGGTCTTCTCGACAAGTGTAATCGCCTCCTAGTATGATGATATTGAAAATAACGGGTTATAAAAATAGCGAGGTGTTATATTTTTGTTGTCATTTTGTTATTCTTGATGGAAAAATGAAGGAAGAGGAGGGAGCCATGATGCAGGAATACGAATATGAATATGCGGAATTCATCTATTATACGCCGGGATATTTGGATAAAGAGGAACAGATCTGGCCTGTCCGGGCGGGGCGAAGCATTGCCAAGCCCAATTACAGAGTCGGACCGAAGCGAATCGAGTGTTATAGCCTGCATTTTGTACATGAGGGCATGGTACGGCTAGAGTTCGATGACAAGCGAGTGGATCTGCAGAAGAATGATCTGTTCTGCCTGTTCCCGGGCCGGACCTATTATTATCACATGCTTCCCGCGGATACACCGCTTCAGATGAGCTGGTTGGCAGTGGACGGGAACAGGGTCAAGCCATTGCTTGCGCTGGCCGGCTTATTTCCGGAAAGCCCGTTCGGCAAACAGATGATATCCTCTAAGGTCAAAGAATCCTCCGAACGCGTGATTGATGCCCTGGCCGGTGTCGAGCGCTGGAAACCGGCGGTATCGCTGGAGCTGCACGGCTTGATTTATGGACTGCTCGCCGGCATGGTCCCGGATATGGCTTCCGCACAGCCGACGGAGCTAGCGGGATGGATTCACGAGTGTTTGGATTATATGGAGCTGCATGCTACCGAGGGGATTTCCGTACAACAGGTTGCCGAATTCGCGGGGGTGCATCGGTCGTACTTCTCCAATATGTTCACCCATCAGGTAGGAATGCCGCCGTTAAAATACCTTCAGCGCATACGAATGGAAAAGGCAAAACGGTTGTTACAAGAAACGGACGCAACGATTACCGAGATTGCCTTGTCTCTCGGCTATCCGAATTTGTATTCGTTCACCAGGGCTTTCAAGATCTATTATAAGGTGCCTCCCATAACCATGCGCGGAGCTAAATGCTGACCGTACGTACGGCAACACGCTTTTGTAAACGTTTACTATCGATTTCTTCTGATCTGGAAAAAGGAGACACGCCATGAAACTCTCTACGATTCAAAGGTGGATATCACCCAGACGAAGTATTCAGGGGAAAATTTTCATTGCGTTCAGTGCGGTTACGCTCGTGTCCATCGTCTCCATTACGGTCATCGTGTATATGAGCATGCGCGAGACGATCATGCAAAATGCGATCACCTCGGTTTCGGACAGCATCAGGCAGGCGGATGAATCACTGAATATGATGCTGGAAGAGATCGACCGGCTGAACACCGTCGTGGTGACCAACAAAAATACGGTGATCGACACCTTACTGAGCCCTCATGAAGAAATTAGCTATGAATGGTTTCAAGAGCAGAAACGGATCGATGAGTTTCTATCCGTGCTGATCGATTACAAGCCTTATATTTCACGGATTGCCGTGGTCGGTTTGAACGGCAAGGTGTTTTTCTCGGGTGGTCCGTGGCTGGACAAGACGGTCTTGGGGACCGGAATGATGGATTACATGCTCCAGAATGGATCACGTCATGCGTATTTCAAGCAGACCGGGGTGTCGGATGCCATCACGATCGGGCGGGAGATCCGATATAACCGGGAACCGATCGGGGTTGTCATGGTGGATTTGAATTATGATTTCATCCAAAAAACATACGGCGTGAAGCCGACCACCGATAGCATGATCTACGTGCTGGACAAGCAGGGCGGGTTTGTCTATGAGGCCGAATCGGCGCCGTCCTTTGCCCCTTCGTTCGAGAAGATCCTCAGCATCCACGGAGAACTCGCAGGGAATGGGGATGCCATCAAGCAAGCCATTGACGGCAGAGACTACATCGTTGTCAGCCGCCAATCCGGTTATACGGGATGGACTACCCTGGCTTTGATACCGATGGATTCGCTGCTTAGCGAATCGACAAAGCTCCGTAAACTGTTGGCGGAGGTATCGGTTATCGTCTTCGTCGTTGTCCTGATCGGTTCGCTGCAGGTATCTTCCCGAATCACCCTTAATATCCGGAGGTTGAAGTCATTAATGATGTTTGTGAAGGAAGGGAATCTGACGTTTCCGAGAAAAGAGATAACAAGCGAAGACGAGACCGGGCAGCTGTACCGCGTCTTTATCAGCATGGTGGAGGAATTGAAGCGACTGCTGGAAGGGATCCGGGTCAGCGAGAAGGAGAAGCGGGAGGCCGAGTTAACGGCGCTTCAGGCGCAAATTCATCCCCATTTTTTATACAACTCGCTGAACACGATCAAGTATTTGGCCAAGATGAATGGCGTGCCGAATATCGAAGAGGTGTCCGGATCGCTGATTGAGCTCATGCGCGGCGTTCTGGGCAATTCGAGTGAATTTCTGACGGTGAGGGAGGAGCTGGATTATGTTGAACGCTATATCTC
Above is a window of Paenibacillus sp. FSL K6-1330 DNA encoding:
- a CDS encoding AraC family transcriptional regulator, producing MATKQPPRLTNEDYQLQPHAPVQVFHGIHPGTIPLHWHEFYELSYVVSGKGEHRLNGSSYPLSSGTIFLLTPADFHELVSLEEEPLEIYNVIFTEAMMDDNVYHWLFGGKLLLQAQLEEKRLPGVFADYERMREENGAWREGSEIVIRATLQRLLVDLYRGSAANRIQPTNGTRDRQLNLNLQKALIYIHHHFREDLRLEDAAGQAQYSATYFSECFSKSVGQSFQRYLQNVRMQFAESLLQASALPVTEICYVSGFNTLGHFERVFRQRKGMSPRQYRNKAEKTEDMQHLS
- a CDS encoding histidine kinase, with protein sequence MKLSTIQRWISPRRSIQGKIFIAFSAVTLVSIVSITVIVYMSMRETIMQNAITSVSDSIRQADESLNMMLEEIDRLNTVVVTNKNTVIDTLLSPHEEISYEWFQEQKRIDEFLSVLIDYKPYISRIAVVGLNGKVFFSGGPWLDKTVLGTGMMDYMLQNGSRHAYFKQTGVSDAITIGREIRYNREPIGVVMVDLNYDFIQKTYGVKPTTDSMIYVLDKQGGFVYEAESAPSFAPSFEKILSIHGELAGNGDAIKQAIDGRDYIVVSRQSGYTGWTTLALIPMDSLLSESTKLRKLLAEVSVIVFVVVLIGSLQVSSRITLNIRRLKSLMMFVKEGNLTFPRKEITSEDETGQLYRVFISMVEELKRLLEGIRVSEKEKREAELTALQAQIHPHFLYNSLNTIKYLAKMNGVPNIEEVSGSLIELMRGVLGNSSEFLTVREELDYVERYISIVKYRYMEPIRMVTQIEDDVLLECRVLKLMLQPLVENAIIHGIGAMEQEGLVLIRVCDEGSDLRIEVIDNGKGITEGQRAHLLGETGKKGETSRFSGMGVRNVHERIVHMYGDSYGVKLYSEPGLYTKAEIRLPKKMESKDKSRQEVI
- a CDS encoding sulfatase-like hydrolase/transferase yields the protein MSRRPNILLITSDQQHWNTIGAFQPEISTPNLDRLARQGTTFDRAYCPNPTCTPSRASIITGQYPSQHGAWTLGTKLLEDRHTVGESFQDAGYRTALVGKAHFQPLKSTEDYPSVEAYPILQDLEYWRNFNGPFYGFDHVELARNHTNEAHVGQHYALWLEEQGCANWRDYFLPPTGTMDPSKTYTWPIPEKYHYNTWIADRTNSLLEEYKKADDPFFMWASFFDPHPEYLVPEPWASMYDPDKLTIPSLKPGEHDRNPPHFRLTQEEDPDFSHLAETGFGIHGYRSHHYYEYGSKSRLTEYDKKKLVAVYYGMISMMDKYIGSILDKLDELGLTEDTIVVFTTDHGHFFGQHGLQAKGGFHYEDLIKLPFIARYPGWVPAGKRTTAMQSLVDLAPTFLSFCNIPIPPAMTGIDQKEVWLGNADAARQHAICEFRHEPSTIHQKTYIEQRYKITVYYNQTYGELFDLDADPGELRNLWDEPGYEQLKAELLLKYIWAELGKEPMPMPRIHHA
- a CDS encoding AraC family transcriptional regulator; its protein translation is MQEYEYEYAEFIYYTPGYLDKEEQIWPVRAGRSIAKPNYRVGPKRIECYSLHFVHEGMVRLEFDDKRVDLQKNDLFCLFPGRTYYYHMLPADTPLQMSWLAVDGNRVKPLLALAGLFPESPFGKQMISSKVKESSERVIDALAGVERWKPAVSLELHGLIYGLLAGMVPDMASAQPTELAGWIHECLDYMELHATEGISVQQVAEFAGVHRSYFSNMFTHQVGMPPLKYLQRIRMEKAKRLLQETDATITEIALSLGYPNLYSFTRAFKIYYKVPPITMRGAKC
- a CDS encoding chromate transporter, which codes for MERKNAYFSRLKERLTLLARLFWTFFRIGPSTFGGGYAMLPIIEHEVVSKKKWVNEEEIGELISLAGSAPGGVGVNAAAMIGHRQAGIAGAVSAVLGVTCPTFLIVILISVGAVYFRDQPKVEAALKGMHGAVIALIAVAAYRMAKHAVFDATTTISALATVSVMLFTGVHPLYLIALSLLCGMVVIQIKKRLGLQANTEKKAGINSCPELEYYI
- a CDS encoding TIM barrel protein, with amino-acid sequence MNIQLYKALWGMEGSYRDQLTRAAQAGYAGIEAPLPPRDLEREFKDLLAELQLHYIAQVITAVPHQETFAEQVRRATDFDPKLIVSHSARDGMKIEDQLRFFEAALKIEQGVGITIGHETHRSRAMFTPWTTRTLLEEFPELSITADFSHWCCVTETMLEDYAEDMEVAIRRAVHIHARVGYAQGPQVPHPGAPEYRRELAAFETWWNRIVQYRKEQGFSYTSMTPEFGPANSGYMHTLPFTGAPVTDLWEVNEWMAKRISERMTP
- a CDS encoding phytanoyl-CoA dioxygenase family protein, encoding MMTTQALSKQEVEFYKENGYYLYKKPLFSAEKMQVLTSIFEEQLEEKGSKLSDELDTPHFREERLLDFLLSDEVLDLVEPIIGPNIGLWSSHFICKDPHVGRATPWHEDSAYWNGRLSSFDKIITVWLAIDRSWKENGCMRVIPGTHRNGFSDYEEVDRASNLFDTQIKSGSVDESQAVYFELEAGECSLHDSRIIHGAAPNTSPYRRCGYTMRYFSTEALVYPDKNPGFKVWLARGKNIAGTKFVNE
- a CDS encoding chromate transporter, with the protein product MYWDLFMMFISVGLVSFGGGYAVIPVIQKEVSEKGLLTAAEFQQTVALAGMAPGSIATNAATLIGYQSAGYIGAAVSTAGIILPSLVVIVLLSALFYRMRGNPYVQSSLYGLRPVTTGLIIYAAIHFGYPDEGEGLIQGLIPTLLICGACLFLLLKYKLHPLLILLMAGAAGIVLF